The genomic window TTTCGTAAGGCAGCCGTCATCTGATGATCATGGCTGGGAGTTCGAAGCGAGGCTGCCGGCGTAGTGAGTTCGTCCAGCTCGGGCCGAGGTGCAGGCCTCGGTGGGGCGGATGGCGCAGGTGGCGAGCGGTCTGGCCGGCCTCGAATCACATTTGGGCTGCCGTGCTCGGCTTGTGCTCCCGCTACGGCCTTGATGTTGTGTCTACGATGTACAAAAGCTTTAACTTCATCCCATTTGTTCCAGCGGACCCCAGGGTCACCTCGCGAGCGACGGCTGCCGTACCGATTCACCTGAAGCCCTTCGCCTCGAGGTCCGCTGAGTGCGACGCCACCATCGTCTTTTTTTGGATCTCGGCCGAGAGTTTTGGCCCCCATCTGAGCTGATCGGATCGTGTCCGCCTCGCTGTCGAACGTGCAATACCGTCGGGATGACAGATCTTCTGGAGTGTTGTTCACTATGATCCACGCGCAGCTGTCGATCAGGAGAATGGCCACAATGACTTCATCGTCATCTCTGAAAATCGCCGATGTTGAAAGCGATGTTGCCGTGATGCCCGCAAGCAGTGGCCAGCGCGGCCTATGGTTGAGCGGTCAGATGGGCGATGCTGAAAATGCGTATGCCGTGCATGCTCTGTGGGAAATCACCGGTCACCTCGACCATGACCGCATGGTTCGCGCGGTGCAGGAAGTCGTCGATCGGCACGAGGCTTTGCGCACGTCATTTCTGTGGGACGGCGGACTTTTCCAGTTGATTCACGATGCCGCCCCCGCCCCCGCCCCCGCGCTCGTGACGGCGACGGCCTACGTCGACGACGCCACTTGCTGGGAGATTGTGGGCCAGCCGTGGGAGACGGCGAGCCACCCATTGATGCGAGTTAATGTCATTCGACGTAGTCCCATGAATCATGTGCTGGCGGTGGCAATGCACCATCTCATCTGTGACGGTCCGTCGGTGCAGATTCTCATCCGAGATTTGGTGCGCGCCTACGTCTCTCCAGGAACGGTTCAGGCGGATCAGCCTGCTCTGCATTTCGCTGACTATGCCGCCTGGGAAGCGGAATGGCTCGTCGGCGAGGAGTACGCCCGGCAGCGCCTCGACGTTCACGCCGAGTGGGCGACGGCTCCGCCCGCCATCAATTTTCCCCTCGGCTGGGACGCGGGTGCCGCCGGAGCCGAAGTGGTGCGCACGAGCCGACTGGCCCCCGAGCTAAGCCGACGGATTGATCAGCTGGCGCGAGACCTCCGCGTCACGATCTTTACCCTGATGCTGACCATGTTCTCCGCAGTCCTGCACCGCTGGACCGGGGATCGGACGATCGTCATCGGAACGCCCATCTCGCTGCGCGAGAGCGCAGATCTTGACCAGACCATAGGTCTGCTGATCAACACCGTGCCGATCAGCACGGCTTGGGACGAGGAGGCGTCGTTCGCCGACGTGGTCCAGGCCGTGCAACGATCAGCCGGCCGAGCCCTGGAGCGGCGTCGCTGCCCGTTCGACCAGCTGGTGTACGACTTGCGCCCACCTCGGGCGCACGGTCGGGCGCCGGTCTTCCAGACTTTCTTCAGCGCCGTTCCGGAGGCGGAAGGGGCTCCGCTATGGCCCGGCTTCGCCGTTCGGCAGCTCCCGCCGCCACCGGCTTCCCCGAAATTCGAGCTCTCCTGCAATGTAACGGTCGGTGACGTTCACGTCGTCCATCTCACTGCTGACCCGAGGCGCTTTTCCGTGCCGGTGCTGGAGATCTTTCAGCGGCACCTGCGTGTGGTGATCGAAACGCTGGTCGACGACCCCACCACGACAGTCGACCGACTACCACTCGTGGCGGCAGGCGGCCCGGTGCTGGCGGACATGTTCGGACTGGATGGACTGCCTGACATGTATCGGTTTCCCCTGGTCACTGGAACGCACGGCCGCTTTGGAGGTAGAGCATGAGACTTACACCGGCCCAACTCGAGCATTACCGCACGTACGGCTTCGCTGCCGTCGAGAACCTGTTCGATCCCGAGGAACTGGAACGGTTGCGGGCCCATGCCGACCGTGACCTTGCCACCGAAAGCCCGCGGCGCGTTCTCGAAGCGGGAAGCTCGCTCGTGCGGGCCACACACGGAGCTCACCTCGCCACCGCGTTCTTCGGCGATTTGGTCCGCCTTTCCCGCTTGATCGACATTGCCGAGCAGGTGGTGGGGGAAGACGTCTACATCCACCAATTCAAGATCAACGCAAAGTCGGCCCTCGGCGGGGAGATGTGGGAGTGGCACCAGGACTCGTACTTCTGGGCCCGAGAGGACGGCATGCACGGCTCAGGTGCGATGAACGTAGTGGTCCACCTGGACGAGGTCACCGAGTTCAACGGCCCGCTCATGCTGATCCCGGGTTCGCATCGCGTGGGTGAGATACCGGCGTCGGACGTTCCCGGTCAGCACGGAGGCGACGCCTGGCTGCAGACGGTTTCCGCGCAGCTGAAATACACCCTCGGCCAGGACGTCCTACGTCAGTTGGTGGATCGGCACGGCATCGAGTCCATCAAGGGGCCGGCCGGTACGACATTGCTGTTCGATCCGGCAGTCGTGCACGGATCACCGGGGAATCTGTCCCCGTACGACCGGCGACTGCTGATCATGTCGTACAACCGTAGCGACAATCCGTTGGCCGACGTGGCCAACCCGCGACCGGAGTTCATCGCCGCCCGAGATTTCACTCCTCTGCGCCGGCTCGACCGGGACGAGGTACCGAACCATCCGCTCGGTGCGCCGCCTGCCGCCGTGACCGAACCGGGACGGTAACGGTGAGTAGTCGTCTACCCTTGGCGATGGAGGACATCTACCCTCTGACGCCCATGCAGCAAGGGATGCTCTTCCACACCGCGCAGACGGCGGTCGGAGGGCCGTATCTCGAGCAGTTCGTGTTCACCGTCGAGAGTCCCGTCGACCTCGGGCACCTGAGGCGGGCTTGGGACTGGACCCTCGGCCGCCATCCCGCACTGCGGTCGACGTTCCTCTGGCAGGACATCGACGAGCCGCACCAGGTCGTCATCAGCCGTCCCCACCTCGACATGGCGGAGTTCGACCACTCCTTCCTCGACGACAGCGACCATGAGCGTCGGATCAAGGAGTTCCTGGCCGAGGACCGGGAGCGAGGGTTCGACGTGTCGAGCGCTCCGCTCATGCGCTTCACTGCCGTCCGGCGCACGGGTCGTACCGTGCTGATCTGGACCCTGCATCACCTGATCATCGACGGCTGGTCGTTTCCGCTGGTCGTGCGGGACGCCGAGATGGCGTACCGGGCCTTCGCCTCTGGCGGCGAGCCGGCGGCCCCACCGGCTGCGCCGTTCCGCGAGTTCATCGCCTGGCTCAGACGTCGGGACACGACTGGTGACGCACCATACTGGAGCGACTACCTCAGGGATGTCCCCGGCGGCAGTGACCTCGCCGTTGAACCGGGGTTGATCTTCGAACGGCGTGGAGAAGCTGCCGACGGACGGGCTGTTCACGACCTCGACCGGCAGACCTCGGCGCGCATCACGCAGCTGGCGGCGGCGGCCGGGGTGACGGTCGGGACGGTGCTGCAGGCTGCATGGGCACTGGTGCTCGCGCGCCACAATGACACGGATTCCGCCGTCTATGGCCTCACCATGGCGGGGCGTCCATCCGGCATCTTGGGTGTCGAGAGGATCGTGGGCCCGTTCATCAACACCATCCCGCGGCGAGCCACTCTCGACCCGGCCCGCCGAATTCACGATTGGCTTCGCGAACTCCAAACCGACCGTCTCGATGCCGAGGAATTCGCGTACACGTCGTTGA from Actinoplanes derwentensis includes these protein-coding regions:
- a CDS encoding phytanoyl-CoA dioxygenase family protein — translated: MRLTPAQLEHYRTYGFAAVENLFDPEELERLRAHADRDLATESPRRVLEAGSSLVRATHGAHLATAFFGDLVRLSRLIDIAEQVVGEDVYIHQFKINAKSALGGEMWEWHQDSYFWAREDGMHGSGAMNVVVHLDEVTEFNGPLMLIPGSHRVGEIPASDVPGQHGGDAWLQTVSAQLKYTLGQDVLRQLVDRHGIESIKGPAGTTLLFDPAVVHGSPGNLSPYDRRLLIMSYNRSDNPLADVANPRPEFIAARDFTPLRRLDRDEVPNHPLGAPPAAVTEPGR
- a CDS encoding condensation domain-containing protein — translated: MIHAQLSIRRMATMTSSSSLKIADVESDVAVMPASSGQRGLWLSGQMGDAENAYAVHALWEITGHLDHDRMVRAVQEVVDRHEALRTSFLWDGGLFQLIHDAAPAPAPALVTATAYVDDATCWEIVGQPWETASHPLMRVNVIRRSPMNHVLAVAMHHLICDGPSVQILIRDLVRAYVSPGTVQADQPALHFADYAAWEAEWLVGEEYARQRLDVHAEWATAPPAINFPLGWDAGAAGAEVVRTSRLAPELSRRIDQLARDLRVTIFTLMLTMFSAVLHRWTGDRTIVIGTPISLRESADLDQTIGLLINTVPISTAWDEEASFADVVQAVQRSAGRALERRRCPFDQLVYDLRPPRAHGRAPVFQTFFSAVPEAEGAPLWPGFAVRQLPPPPASPKFELSCNVTVGDVHVVHLTADPRRFSVPVLEIFQRHLRVVIETLVDDPTTTVDRLPLVAAGGPVLADMFGLDGLPDMYRFPLVTGTHGRFGGRA